A genome region from Glycine max cultivar Williams 82 chromosome 5, Glycine_max_v4.0, whole genome shotgun sequence includes the following:
- the LOC100799054 gene encoding homeobox-leucine zipper protein HAT5 — protein MAGSGSAFSNITSFLRTQQPSSQPLDSSLFLSAPSSAPFLGSRSMMSFEGEGGKGCNGSFFRAFDMDDNGDECMDEYFHQPEKKRRLSASQVQFLEKSFEEENKLEPERKTKLAKDLGLQPRQVAIWFQNRRARWKNKQLEKDYETLHASFESLKSNYDCLLKEKDKLKAEVASLTEKVLARGKQEGHMKQAESESEETKGLLHLQEQEPPQRLLLQSVSEGEGSKVSSVVGGCKQEDISSARSDILDSDSPHYTDGVHSALLEHGDSSYVFEPDQSDMSQDEEDNLSKSLYPSYLFPKLEEDVDYSDPPESSCNFGFPEEDHVLWTWAYY, from the exons ATGGCGGGTAGTGGAAGTGCCTTTTCCAACATCACTAGCTTTCTTCGCACCCAACAACCCTCTTCTCAACCTCTCGATtcttctctcttcctctctgCACCTTCCTCTGCTCCTTTCCTCG GTTCGAGATCCATGATGAGTTTTGAAGGAGAAGGAGGGAAGGGGTGTAACGGCTCCTTCTTCCGCGCGTTTGACATGGACGACAATGGGGATGAGTGCATGGACGAGTACTTTCATCAACCCGAGAAGAAGCGACGTCTCTCTGCGAGCCAGGTTCAGTTTCTAGAGAAGAGCTTCGAGGAGGAGAACAAGCTTGAACCCGAGAGAAAGACCAAACTAGCCAAAGACCTTGGTTTGCAGCCACGGCAAGTTGCTATTTGGTTCCAGAACCGTAGAGCTCGGTGGAAGAACAAACAGCTGGAGAAGGATTACGAGACTCTGCATGCAAGTTTTGAGAGTCTCAAGTCCAACTATGACTGTCTCCTCAAGGAGAAAGACAAGTTAAAAGCTGAG GTGGCGAGCCTCACTGAGAAGGTGCTTGCAAGAGGGAAACAAGAGGGGCACATGAAGCAGGCTgaaagtgaaagtgaagaaacaAAAGGATTATTGCATTTGCAGGAACAGGAACCACCCCAGAGGCTTTTACTGCAATCAGTTTCGGAGGGAGAAGGATCCAAAGTCTCTTCTGTCGTTGGGGGTTGTAAACAGGAAGATATCAGTTCAGCAAGGAGTGACATTTTGGATTCAGATAGTCCACATTACACCGATGGAGTTCACTCTGCGCTGCTAGAGCATGGTGATTCTTCTTATGTGTTTGAGCCTGATCAATCAGATATGTCACAAGATGAAGAAGATAACCTCAGCAAGAGTCTCTACCCTTCGTACCTCTTTCCCAAACTTGAAGAAGATGTGGATTACTCCGACCCACCTGAAAGTTCTTGTAATTTTGGATTTCCTGAGGAAGATCATGTCCTTTGGACCTGGGCTTACtactaa